The genomic segment AATCAGCGACGCGCTGGGCGATACGCTCGACTACGGCGCGCTGCACGCGCGCCTGGTCGATCTGGTGGGCTCGACCTCGTTCGCGCTGCTCGAACGCCTGGCGGGCGAACTGGTTCGCGCCGTCTTTCGCGATCCGCGCGTCGCGCGCGTCGAACTGACAATCGGCAAACCGGCGCTGCTCGACGGCGCGACGCCGTCGATAACGCTGCGTCGCGAGAATCCGCGCTATCGCACGACGCTTGCCTAGCGCGGCCATCGGTCTGGGGGGCAATCTCGGCGACGTCGCGACGACGCTGCGATCGGCCGTGCGCGCTCTCGCCGCGCTCGGACGGGTCGCCGCGGTCTCGTCGCTCTATACGAGTCGCCCGTGGGGCGTGACCGCGCAGCCCGACTTTCTCAATGCGGCGGTGCTGCTCGAGACCGACCTCGAGGCTCCGGAGCTTCTGCGCCGCTTGCAGGCGATCGAGCGCCGGCTGGGCCGCACGCCGGGTCCGCGATGGGGCCCGCGCGCGATCGATCTCGACATCCTGACCTACGGCGATCTGCGTCTCGACGAGTCCGATCTGCAGCTACCGCACCCACGACTGGCCGAGCGGGCGTTCGTGCTCGCTCCCCTGGCCGAGCTGGACGCAGCTTTCCGGCCGCTCTACGACGCGCTGCACGCCCGCGAGCGCGACTCGGTTCGCCTTGCGGGGCCGCTGTTGCCGGGAGGCGAAACCGAGAGCCTCATGTCCGACGATCACCAGCCAGCCGGGACCCCCGCGCCCCTCGCCGCGCGCGTTCGCGCCCTCGCCGAGGCGTTCGTGCAGACCGACCTCGTTCGACTGCGGATCGAAGAGCCGAACGAAGATGCGATCGAGCTGCGGAAGCCTGCGGCTCCGCCGGCCGCCATCGCGCCCGCGGACGACGGCTCGGATAGCCCGGCTTCGGCCCCGCACCTCGACGCCATCAAGGCCGACCTCGTCGGCATCGTTCATTTTAGCCGGCCGGCCCCGCTGGAAGGCGAGCGTTTGGCCGGAGATCGGGAACTCGCATACGTCGAGGCGCTTGGGATCCGCAATCCGGTCCGGTCGCGCGGCGCCGGCCGGATAGCGACGATCACGGTACGCGATGGGGCGCCCGTGGAGTACGGGCAAGTGCTCTTCGAGTTAGATAGAGGCTAGGGCCATTTTCAAGAAAGTTTTGATTGCCAACCGCGGCGAGATCGCGCTGCGCATCAACCGCGCGTGCCGCGAACTCGGCGTGCAGACCGTCGCGATCTTCTCCGAAGCCGATCGCGGATCGTTGCACGTGCGTCACGCCGACGAAGCGTTCTGCGTGGGGCCGGGGCCGGTGGCGCGTTCGTATCTCAATATTCCCAACATCATTTCGACGGCACTGATCACCGGTTGCGACGCGGTCCATCCGGGATACGGGTTCCTGGCCGAGAACGCGCGCTTCGCGGAGATCTGCGCCGATCACGGGCTCACGTTTATCGGCCCGAAGCCCAGCGTGATCGCGTCGATGGGCGATAAAGCAACCGCGCGACGCGTGATGCGCGAGGCGGGCGTCGCGACGACTCCCGGAACCGACATCTTACGTACGGTAGAAGAGGCGCGCAAGGCGGCCGAAGAAGTTGGGTATCCGGTGCTCCTGAAGGCGACCGCGGGCGGGGGCGGTAAAGGCATGCGCGCCGTCGAGGCTCCCGGCGAGCTCGAACGGGCGTTTGCGAGTGCGACGGCCGAAGCCGAGGCGAGTTTCAAAGACGGCCGGCTGTATATGGAAAAGCTCATTCTCAAGCCGCGTCATATCGAAGTGCAAGTCCTCGGCGACGGATTTGGAAACGTCGTTCATCTGGGCGAGCGCGACTGCTCCGTGCAGAAGCCCTCACATCAGAAGCTGATCGAAGAGGCGCCCGCCTCGAACCTCTCGCGCGCGACGCGCGACGCGCTGCACGAGATGGCGGTGCGCGCGTGCAAACACGTCGGCTACAGCAACGCCGGCACGCTCGAATTCCTGGTCAGCGGCGACCAAATCTACTTCATGGAGATGAACACCCGCATTCAAGTCGAGCATCCCGTTACGGAGATGGTCTACAACATCGACTTGGTTAAAGAGCAGATCCGCGTGGCGGCCGGCGAACCCCTCGGTTACTCGCAGAGCGATCTGCGCGCCACCGGGCACGCGATCGAATGCCGGATCAACGCCGAAGACGCGCACAACAATTTTGCTCCGGCAGCGGGAACGCTGACGGCGGTCGTGTTTCCCGGCGGCCCGGGCGTCCGCGTCGACACGCACGTCTATTCGGGGTCGGCCATTCCGCCGTATTACGATTCGATGCTCGCGAAGATCGTGGCCACCGGCTCGACGCGCGAGGCCGCAATCGCGCGCATGGAGCGCGCGCTGCGCGAGACGGCGATCGAAGGCGTGAAGACGACGATCGACCAATGCTTGGAGATCCTCGCTACCGAAGAGTTCCGCACCGGCCATTACGGAATCGACTTCTTGCCGGCGCTGTTGCAAAAACAGTCGCCGGCCGCCACGCTATCCGGAAGTTAGAAAGACGACACCATGCCTTCGCGCCATATGGCCCGGGAGCTCGCGCTCCAAGCCCTGTTTTCGGTTGAAGTCGGACATCGCGAGCCCGTCGAAGTTCTCGACGAGTACCTCTCGCCGTTCGGCGAAAGCGAGCATCGCTTGTTCGTGAAGGACCTCGTATTGGGAACGCTCGATCACGCGGGCGAAAGCGACGAGACGCTGGCGCCGCTGCTCGCCGGCTGGACGATCGAACGTTTACCGACGATCGATCGTTTGCTGCTACGCATGGCCACCTACGAACTGCGCTACCATCCGCAAACGCCGCGACCGGTGATTCTCAACGAAGCGGTCGAACTCGCGAAAAAATTCTCCACCGAAGACTCGGGCCGCTTCGTCAACGGCGTGCTCGCGGCCGTGAGCCATGCCAAAGCGTAAGGGGCGCGGCCCAACGGGCGCGATGAAGGCGCTGCGCTTCGCGCTGATCGCGTTCTTCTTACTCGTGCTCTTCGCGGCCGGCACGATCGCCGGAATGGTCGCCGCGTATTCCAAGAATCTGCCCGACATCAGCCGCATGGCCGATTATCAGCCCGCGCGTTCGACGCGGATCTACGCGCGCGACGGCACGCAGCTAGCCTCGCTTTACAAAGAGAACCGCATCTGGGTGCCGATCGAAAAGATCCCGCTCTCGGTGCGCGATGCGTTTATCGCGAACGAAGATCACAACTTCTATCACCATCACGGCGTCGACTTCACCGGCATCGCGCGCGCCGCGCTCGCCGATCTCGCACACAAGCACCTCGATCAGGGCGCTTCGACGATCACGCAACAGCTCGCGCGCGGGCTCTTTCTCACCAACCAGCAGACGATCTCGCGCAAGATTCAAGAGGCGCTGCTCGCGATGGAGATCGAACGCTACTACACGAAGGACGAGATTCTTCAGCGCTACTTGAATTTGATTTACTTAGGCTCGGGCGCCTACGGCGTGGACGCGGCCGCGCACACGTATTTCGGTCGCGGAGTCGGATCGCTGACGCTCGGTCAGTCGGCGCTCTTGGCCGGCCTCGTCGCCGCGCCGTCCGACTACTCGCCCTACGTCAATCTCAAACTCGCGCGCGAACGCCAACGTCACGTGCTCGATCGGATGGCCGAGAGCCACTACATCACGCAAGCGAAAGCCGACGCGGCTTATAACGCGCCGCTCGATCTTTCCGGCGAACGCGCGGCGGGCTTGCAGGGCTACAAAGATCCGTATTTCACGACCTACGCGATCGCGCAGCTCGAGAAAACGTTCGGCAAACAGGCGGCGTACGAGGGCGGCTTGCAAGTCTACACGACGGTCGATCCCAAGCTCGAGAAGCTCGCGCAAGAGGCCGTGGATTGGGGCATGCGCGCTTCTTCCCAAGAGGGCATCGGCGCGCACCAGGCGGCGCTCGTCGCCATTCGTCCCTCGACCGGCGAGATCGTCGCCATGATCGGCGGGACGCATTTCTCGCTTACCAATCAGTTCAATCGCGCCTGGCAGGCGCACCGTCAACCGGGCTCGTCGTTTAAAGTCTACGTCTACACGGCCGCCATCGACAGCGGCATGCCGGCGTCGACGATCCTGGACGATTCGCCGGTGAGCTACCCGATGGGCGACGGGACGACCTGGTCGCCGATGGACGACGACAACCGCTTTTACGGCGCGATGACGCTGCGCTACGCACTGGCGCAGAGCCGCAACGTGGTGGCGGTAAAACTCTTGCAGCAAGTCGGCGTCGATCGCGTGATCGAGTACGCCAAGCGCATGGGGATCAAGTCGCCGCTCGAAGCGAATCTTTCGCTCGCGCTCGGCACCTCGGTCGTGACGCCGCTCGATCAGGCGAGCGGCTATCAGACGCTCGCGGATCAGGGAATCCACATCGACCCGTCGCCGTTCAAAATTGTGAAAGACTCTCTCGGCAACGTGGTACTCGACAACCAATTTCCTCAGCAAACCGAAGTCGTGAGCGCGGGCACGGCCTACATCATGGACACGATGCTCGAAGACGTGATCAACCACGGAACGGGTTATCCGAACGCGATCATCGGTCGCCCGGCCGCCGGTAAGACCGGTACGACCTCGGATTTTCACGACGCCTGGTTCGTCGGCTATACGCCCGACCTCGTTACCGCGGTGTGGATCGGTAACGACAACAACTCGCCCATGTCCGAATCGTACGGCGGCGATATTCCGGCGCGCATTTGGTCGCGTTTTATGAAAGGCGCGTTGACCGGCGTCGCCAAGCACGACTTCCCGTTCCCGGCCGACGAAGTGAAGAAGGTCGCAAGTTGCGGCGGCCGTTTGGGGCCGTTCGAATATTATCTCGTCGGAACCGAGCCGTTGACGCCGTGCGGACGTCCGCAAACGCCGGCACCCAATTACGCGAGCG from the Candidatus Baltobacteraceae bacterium genome contains:
- a CDS encoding dihydroneopterin aldolase, giving the protein MDRITMRGIRASGRHGANPGERDREQPFEIDLAVDIDLQAAEISDALGDTLDYGALHARLVDLVGSTSFALLERLAGELVRAVFRDPRVARVELTIGKPALLDGATPSITLRRENPRYRTTLA
- the folK gene encoding 2-amino-4-hydroxy-6-hydroxymethyldihydropteridine diphosphokinase, which produces MPSAAIGLGGNLGDVATTLRSAVRALAALGRVAAVSSLYTSRPWGVTAQPDFLNAAVLLETDLEAPELLRRLQAIERRLGRTPGPRWGPRAIDLDILTYGDLRLDESDLQLPHPRLAERAFVLAPLAELDAAFRPLYDALHARERDSVRLAGPLLPGGETESLMSDDHQPAGTPAPLAARVRALAEAFVQTDLVRLRIEEPNEDAIELRKPAAPPAAIAPADDGSDSPASAPHLDAIKADLVGIVHFSRPAPLEGERLAGDRELAYVEALGIRNPVRSRGAGRIATITVRDGAPVEYGQVLFELDRG
- the accC gene encoding acetyl-CoA carboxylase biotin carboxylase subunit; the protein is MIANRGEIALRINRACRELGVQTVAIFSEADRGSLHVRHADEAFCVGPGPVARSYLNIPNIISTALITGCDAVHPGYGFLAENARFAEICADHGLTFIGPKPSVIASMGDKATARRVMREAGVATTPGTDILRTVEEARKAAEEVGYPVLLKATAGGGGKGMRAVEAPGELERAFASATAEAEASFKDGRLYMEKLILKPRHIEVQVLGDGFGNVVHLGERDCSVQKPSHQKLIEEAPASNLSRATRDALHEMAVRACKHVGYSNAGTLEFLVSGDQIYFMEMNTRIQVEHPVTEMVYNIDLVKEQIRVAAGEPLGYSQSDLRATGHAIECRINAEDAHNNFAPAAGTLTAVVFPGGPGVRVDTHVYSGSAIPPYYDSMLAKIVATGSTREAAIARMERALRETAIEGVKTTIDQCLEILATEEFRTGHYGIDFLPALLQKQSPAATLSGS
- the nusB gene encoding transcription antitermination factor NusB, translating into MPSRHMARELALQALFSVEVGHREPVEVLDEYLSPFGESEHRLFVKDLVLGTLDHAGESDETLAPLLAGWTIERLPTIDRLLLRMATYELRYHPQTPRPVILNEAVELAKKFSTEDSGRFVNGVLAAVSHAKA
- a CDS encoding PBP1A family penicillin-binding protein; protein product: MPKRKGRGPTGAMKALRFALIAFFLLVLFAAGTIAGMVAAYSKNLPDISRMADYQPARSTRIYARDGTQLASLYKENRIWVPIEKIPLSVRDAFIANEDHNFYHHHGVDFTGIARAALADLAHKHLDQGASTITQQLARGLFLTNQQTISRKIQEALLAMEIERYYTKDEILQRYLNLIYLGSGAYGVDAAAHTYFGRGVGSLTLGQSALLAGLVAAPSDYSPYVNLKLARERQRHVLDRMAESHYITQAKADAAYNAPLDLSGERAAGLQGYKDPYFTTYAIAQLEKTFGKQAAYEGGLQVYTTVDPKLEKLAQEAVDWGMRASSQEGIGAHQAALVAIRPSTGEIVAMIGGTHFSLTNQFNRAWQAHRQPGSSFKVYVYTAAIDSGMPASTILDDSPVSYPMGDGTTWSPMDDDNRFYGAMTLRYALAQSRNVVAVKLLQQVGVDRVIEYAKRMGIKSPLEANLSLALGTSVVTPLDQASGYQTLADQGIHIDPSPFKIVKDSLGNVVLDNQFPQQTEVVSAGTAYIMDTMLEDVINHGTGYPNAIIGRPAAGKTGTTSDFHDAWFVGYTPDLVTAVWIGNDNNSPMSESYGGDIPARIWSRFMKGALTGVAKHDFPFPADEVKKVASCGGRLGPFEYYLVGTEPLTPCGRPQTPAPNYASGNTTAALAIPTQQPLPTLPPDPTPLPAEATQPPNSVGDGTNYMTTGDSPAPAATKAPRKKR